From the Streptomyces nigrescens genome, one window contains:
- a CDS encoding GNAT family N-acetyltransferase, which yields MTSTLRLEKVTPDNVEAACRLKVRPDQERLVAPVVRSLAEAYAQPEVAWPRLIFDGEQLVGFVMGFFLVRFDPDNPEDRLRSGIWRLNIAAGHQGRGYGRFAVESVCAEVRRRGQRRVTVTWVPGEDGPERFYLGLGFRPTGEMSGDQVVGELALTTGA from the coding sequence ATGACGTCAACGTTGCGCCTGGAGAAGGTCACACCGGACAACGTCGAGGCCGCATGCCGGCTGAAGGTGCGACCCGACCAGGAGCGGCTGGTGGCGCCAGTGGTGCGGTCACTGGCGGAGGCGTATGCGCAACCCGAGGTCGCCTGGCCTCGGTTGATCTTCGACGGTGAGCAACTCGTGGGCTTTGTCATGGGGTTCTTCCTGGTTCGATTCGACCCGGACAACCCGGAGGACAGGCTGCGCTCCGGGATCTGGCGACTCAACATCGCCGCGGGACATCAGGGCCGTGGGTACGGCCGGTTCGCTGTGGAGTCCGTGTGCGCGGAGGTCCGACGGCGTGGGCAGCGTCGTGTGACCGTGACCTGGGTTCCGGGTGAGGACGGGCCCGAGCGTTTCTACCTCGGGCTCGGATTCCGCCCGACCGGGGAGATGAGCGGCGACCAGGTCGTCGGCGAGCTGGCCCTGACCACCGGCGCCTGA
- a CDS encoding MepB family protein — protein METKPEESPECRPAVAEGWADGDSLHAELLAAKTWVYDPCGFTCSRPVREAESAEYAAHEFTLDGSSVRFRVAKTTPTKVGQFVTVWKRSPGGPIQPFDSGDPVDLFVISTREGRRFGHFIFSREVLCERGIVSRNGSGGKRAFRIYPPWVETTNRQARTAQAWQVEHFLEIPEDGPLDVARAQALHHP, from the coding sequence ATGGAGACAAAGCCCGAAGAATCCCCGGAGTGCCGGCCCGCAGTTGCCGAGGGCTGGGCGGATGGGGATTCCCTGCATGCTGAGCTCCTCGCGGCGAAGACGTGGGTTTACGACCCCTGTGGGTTCACCTGCTCCCGGCCGGTGCGTGAAGCGGAGAGCGCTGAGTACGCGGCACATGAATTCACTCTCGACGGCTCCTCCGTCAGGTTTCGGGTTGCCAAGACCACCCCGACGAAGGTCGGCCAGTTCGTCACGGTGTGGAAGCGGAGTCCCGGCGGGCCGATCCAGCCGTTCGACTCCGGGGATCCGGTGGATCTCTTCGTCATCAGCACCCGCGAGGGCCGCCGCTTCGGGCACTTCATCTTTTCGCGCGAGGTGCTCTGCGAACGGGGCATCGTTTCCAGGAACGGTTCCGGCGGAAAGCGGGCTTTCCGTATCTACCCGCCGTGGGTGGAGACCACCAATCGGCAGGCCCGCACCGCACAGGCGTGGCAGGTGGAGCACTTCCTGGAGATCCCTGAGGACGGGCCTCTCGATGTGGCCCGCGCCCAGGCGCTCCACCACCCGTGA
- the mscL gene encoding large conductance mechanosensitive channel protein MscL translates to MSESKGVLQGFKEFLMRGNVIELAVAVVVGAAFTNIVNAVVKGIINPIVGALGSQNLDHYQSCLTATCAKDPKTGAFTDGIYILWGSVLSAALTFLITAAVVYFLMILPINKWKERQAARQAAEAGPADPTEIELLTEIRDALLAQRTGSPSVPSPTSGTIGTQKTHE, encoded by the coding sequence GTGAGCGAGAGCAAGGGCGTCCTTCAGGGATTCAAGGAATTCCTGATGCGCGGCAACGTCATCGAACTCGCGGTCGCGGTCGTCGTAGGTGCGGCCTTCACCAACATCGTGAACGCGGTGGTGAAGGGCATCATCAACCCCATCGTGGGCGCGCTCGGTTCGCAGAACCTCGATCACTACCAGTCCTGCCTGACCGCCACCTGCGCCAAGGATCCAAAGACGGGCGCCTTCACCGACGGGATCTACATCCTCTGGGGCTCGGTGCTCAGCGCCGCCCTGACGTTCCTGATCACCGCCGCGGTCGTCTACTTCCTCATGATCCTTCCGATCAACAAGTGGAAGGAACGCCAGGCGGCCCGGCAGGCGGCCGAGGCGGGCCCCGCGGACCCCACCGAGATCGAGCTGCTCACCGAGATCCGCGATGCGCTGCTCGCCCAGCGCACCGGCTCGCCGTCCGTGCCCTCCCCCACCTCGGGCACCATCGGCACGCAGAAGACCCACGAGTAG
- a CDS encoding S-methyl-5'-thioadenosine phosphorylase, which translates to MADAEIGVIGGSGFYSFLDDVTDITVDTPYGRPSDSLFVGEVAGRQVAFLPRHGRGHHLPPHRINYRANLWALHSLGVRQVLGPCAVGGLRPEYGPGTLLVPDQLVDRTKARAQTYFDGEPLPDGSVPNVVHLAFADPYCPTGRRAALSAARGRDWEPVDGGTLVVVEGPRFSTRAESRWHAAQGWSVVGMTGHPEAVLARELSLCYTSLTLVTDLDAGTETGEGVSHEEVFRVFAENVGRLREVLFDAIAGLPDNAARDCLCTGVHAGWDLGIELP; encoded by the coding sequence ATGGCTGACGCGGAGATTGGCGTTATCGGCGGATCGGGGTTCTACTCCTTCCTCGACGACGTGACCGATATCACAGTGGACACCCCGTACGGGCGCCCGAGCGACTCGCTGTTCGTGGGAGAGGTCGCCGGCCGCCAGGTCGCGTTCCTGCCCCGGCACGGCCGCGGCCACCATCTGCCGCCGCACCGCATCAACTACCGCGCCAACCTGTGGGCCCTGCACTCGCTCGGTGTACGCCAGGTCCTCGGCCCGTGCGCGGTCGGCGGACTGCGCCCCGAATACGGCCCCGGCACCCTCCTGGTCCCCGACCAGCTCGTCGACCGCACCAAGGCCCGCGCCCAGACCTACTTCGACGGCGAGCCCCTCCCCGACGGGAGCGTGCCCAACGTCGTCCATCTGGCCTTCGCCGACCCGTACTGCCCCACCGGGCGCCGGGCCGCCCTTTCGGCGGCCCGCGGCCGGGACTGGGAGCCGGTCGACGGCGGCACCCTCGTCGTCGTCGAGGGCCCCCGCTTCTCGACCCGCGCCGAATCGCGCTGGCATGCCGCACAGGGCTGGTCGGTGGTCGGCATGACCGGCCACCCCGAGGCCGTCCTGGCCCGCGAACTGAGCCTCTGCTACACCTCGTTGACCCTGGTCACCGACCTGGACGCGGGCACCGAGACCGGTGAGGGCGTCTCCCACGAGGAGGTCTTCCGGGTCTTCGCCGAGAACGTCGGCCGGCTGCGCGAGGTCCTCTTCGACGCGATCGCCGGCCTCCCCGACAACGCCGCCCGCGACTGCCTGTGCACCGGTGTCCACGCCGGCTGGGACCTGGGCATCGAGCTGCCGTAA
- a CDS encoding FmdB family zinc ribbon protein yields MPTYQYQCTECGEGLEAVQKFTDDALTECPACNGRLKKVFSAVGIVFKGSGFYRNDSRGSSSSSSPAKSSSSSGTTSSSDSSGSSSGSSDSKPSTPAASSSAGSTSGTSSAA; encoded by the coding sequence GTGCCGACCTACCAGTACCAGTGCACCGAGTGCGGCGAGGGCCTCGAGGCGGTGCAGAAGTTCACCGACGACGCGCTCACGGAGTGCCCCGCCTGCAACGGACGCCTCAAGAAGGTGTTCTCCGCGGTCGGCATCGTCTTCAAGGGCTCCGGCTTCTACCGCAACGACAGCCGCGGCTCGTCGTCCAGCAGCAGCCCCGCGAAGAGCTCCTCCTCGTCGGGCACGACGTCCTCCTCGGACTCGTCGGGCTCCTCGTCCGGCAGCTCCGACAGCAAGCCCTCCACCCCGGCCGCCTCCTCGTCCGCCGGCAGCACCTCGGGCACCAGCTCCGCCGCCTGA
- a CDS encoding MFS transporter codes for MASAVKDSRSGYGPLLRTPGAWTFLLPGFLARQPFAMLTIGIVLLVESTTGSYGTAGAVSAATGVSMALFAPQSGKLADRFGQRAVLIPGVLVHVAGVAALITLALAHAPLWALFAVAVPTGASTPQVGPMVRARWAARLGGSPLMPTAAAFESVTDEFTFVVGPVLATALCTGIHPAAGLVAEAALTLAGGLLFAAQRRSQPAVHRTQAGDLPRVSALSVPGVRVLIVAFLGIGAVFGGMQVSLTAFTQHIGQPGINGVLYGIFAGGNMLAGIACGALAWKVGPRRRLLVAYGLLALATTPLWAVTAVPLLGAVGLVVGLCIAPALITGYTLVESLVPAAARTEAFTWLTGAVALGQAAAATSAGQLADGFGPSTGFLVPLAGTALALTVLLTLRAHLLPRSSAGAADAPAHGADDRVPAVSDDRERELARA; via the coding sequence GTGGCATCCGCGGTCAAGGACTCCCGTTCCGGATACGGACCACTGCTCCGCACCCCTGGTGCTTGGACATTCCTGCTGCCCGGCTTTCTGGCCCGGCAGCCCTTCGCCATGCTGACGATCGGCATCGTGCTGCTCGTCGAATCCACCACCGGCTCGTACGGCACCGCGGGCGCGGTGTCCGCCGCGACCGGTGTCTCGATGGCCCTGTTCGCCCCGCAGAGCGGCAAACTCGCCGACCGCTTCGGCCAGCGCGCGGTGCTGATCCCCGGCGTCCTGGTGCATGTCGCCGGTGTCGCGGCGCTGATCACCCTGGCCCTCGCGCACGCCCCCCTGTGGGCGCTGTTCGCGGTGGCGGTCCCCACGGGCGCCTCGACGCCGCAGGTCGGCCCGATGGTGCGGGCCCGCTGGGCCGCCCGGCTCGGCGGCAGCCCGCTGATGCCGACGGCCGCCGCCTTCGAGTCGGTGACCGACGAGTTCACCTTCGTGGTCGGCCCGGTGCTGGCGACCGCGCTGTGCACCGGCATCCACCCGGCGGCCGGGCTGGTCGCCGAGGCCGCCCTGACCCTGGCCGGCGGGCTGCTGTTCGCCGCGCAGCGGCGCAGCCAGCCGGCCGTGCACCGGACGCAGGCCGGCGACCTGCCGCGCGTCTCGGCGCTGTCGGTGCCCGGCGTACGCGTCCTGATCGTGGCGTTCCTCGGCATCGGCGCCGTCTTCGGCGGTATGCAGGTCTCGCTGACGGCGTTCACCCAGCACATCGGGCAGCCCGGCATCAACGGCGTGCTCTACGGGATCTTCGCGGGCGGCAACATGCTCGCCGGTATCGCCTGTGGCGCCCTCGCCTGGAAGGTCGGCCCGCGGCGCCGGCTGCTGGTCGCCTACGGGCTGCTGGCGCTGGCCACCACCCCGCTGTGGGCGGTCACCGCGGTGCCGCTGCTGGGCGCCGTCGGCCTGGTCGTCGGCCTGTGCATCGCCCCGGCCCTGATCACCGGCTACACGCTGGTGGAGTCGCTGGTGCCGGCCGCCGCCCGCACCGAGGCGTTCACCTGGCTGACCGGTGCGGTCGCACTGGGCCAGGCGGCCGCAGCCACCTCCGCCGGCCAGCTGGCGGACGGCTTCGGGCCGAGCACCGGATTCCTGGTGCCGCTGGCCGGTACGGCGCTGGCCCTGACGGTGCTGCTGACGCTCCGCGCCCACCTTCTGCCGCGCTCCTCGGCCGGGGCCGCCGACGCCCCGGCGCACGGCGCCGACGACCGGGTCCCGGCCGTTTCCGACGACCGGGAACGGGAGCTGGCGCGCGCCTGA
- a CDS encoding potassium/proton antiporter — protein MTVDHLNELLLICSLVLLIAVAAVRLSSRSGLPSLLIYLGIGVAIGQDGPGGVVFDNAELTQLLGYAALVVILAEGGLGTKWKEIKPALPRAAALSTVGVAVSVGVTAAGAHYLAGLDWRQALLIGAVVSSTDAAAVFSVLRSVPLPARLTGVLEAESGFNDAPVVILVVAFSTSGPVEHWYTLLGEIALELAIGAAIGLAIGWLGAYGMRHVALPASGLYPIAVMAIAVSAYAAGALAHGSGFLAVYLAAVILGNAKLPHAPATRGFAEGLGWLGQIGMFVLLGLLVTPHNLIADIVPALVIGMILTLVARPTSVFVALLPFRVPWREKTLLSWAGLRGAVPIVLATIPMVGDVPGSQRVFNIVFVLVVVYTLIQGPTLPWLAKRLRLGEDEEAADLGIESAPLERLRGHLLSMSVGTTSRMHGVEVGELRMPAGAAVTLVVRDGSSFVPSPSTVLRRGDELLVVATDPVRDAAEKRLQAVSQGGKLAGWLGTGGPAAGRGHRHR, from the coding sequence CTGACTGTCGACCATCTCAACGAACTCCTGCTGATCTGCTCGCTCGTACTGCTCATTGCGGTCGCCGCGGTACGGCTCTCCTCGCGCAGCGGGCTCCCCAGCCTGCTCATCTACCTGGGGATAGGCGTCGCCATAGGCCAGGACGGGCCCGGCGGCGTCGTCTTCGACAACGCCGAGCTGACCCAACTCCTCGGCTATGCCGCGCTGGTCGTGATCCTCGCCGAGGGCGGCCTGGGCACCAAGTGGAAAGAGATCAAACCGGCGCTGCCCCGGGCGGCGGCGCTCTCGACGGTCGGCGTCGCGGTGAGCGTGGGGGTCACCGCGGCCGGAGCGCACTATCTGGCCGGACTCGACTGGCGCCAGGCGCTGCTGATCGGCGCCGTGGTGTCCTCCACGGACGCCGCGGCCGTCTTCTCCGTGCTGCGCAGTGTGCCGCTGCCGGCTCGCCTGACCGGCGTACTGGAAGCCGAATCCGGCTTCAACGACGCCCCGGTGGTCATCCTCGTCGTCGCGTTCTCCACGTCGGGGCCGGTCGAGCACTGGTACACCCTCCTCGGCGAGATCGCGCTGGAGCTGGCGATCGGCGCCGCCATCGGACTGGCCATCGGCTGGCTCGGCGCGTACGGCATGCGGCATGTGGCGCTGCCCGCGTCCGGTCTGTACCCGATCGCCGTCATGGCCATCGCGGTCTCCGCCTACGCGGCCGGCGCCCTGGCGCACGGCTCCGGCTTCCTCGCCGTCTACCTGGCCGCGGTGATCCTCGGCAACGCCAAACTCCCGCACGCACCGGCCACCCGCGGCTTCGCCGAGGGCCTCGGCTGGCTCGGCCAGATCGGCATGTTCGTCCTGCTGGGCCTGCTGGTGACCCCGCACAACCTGATCGCCGACATCGTCCCGGCACTGGTGATCGGCATGATCCTGACGCTGGTGGCCCGGCCGACGTCCGTGTTCGTGGCGCTGCTGCCGTTCCGGGTGCCGTGGCGGGAGAAGACCCTGCTGTCGTGGGCCGGGCTGCGCGGCGCGGTACCGATTGTGCTGGCCACCATCCCGATGGTGGGCGATGTGCCCGGCAGCCAACGGGTCTTCAACATCGTCTTCGTCCTGGTCGTGGTCTACACCCTCATCCAGGGGCCGACGCTGCCCTGGCTGGCCAAGCGGCTGCGGCTGGGCGAGGACGAGGAGGCCGCCGACCTGGGCATCGAGTCGGCGCCCCTGGAGCGGCTGCGCGGCCATCTGCTGTCCATGTCCGTCGGCACGACGTCCCGTATGCACGGTGTCGAGGTCGGCGAGCTGCGGATGCCCGCGGGCGCCGCGGTCACCCTCGTCGTACGGGACGGCTCCAGCTTCGTGCCCTCGCCCTCCACGGTGCTGCGGCGCGGCGACGAGCTGCTGGTGGTCGCCACCGACCCGGTGCGCGACGCGGCCGAGAAGCGGCTGCAGGCGGTCTCCCAGGGCGGCAAGCTGGCCGGCTGGCTGGGCACCGGCGGCCCCGCCGCGGGGCGCGGCCACCGCCACCGCTGA